DNA from Misgurnus anguillicaudatus chromosome 13, ASM2758022v2, whole genome shotgun sequence:
ACAGTtgcataacacaaatgtaatttagtCGCTAATTGAGTATGAAGTCAATAGGTGATGGTTTTATTTCCATTTTGTCGGTGGAAGTACTATCACCCTGGCTTCTAATAGGGGATAATAAGGAGAAATGTGGACTGTGGACCAATCAAAATGTCCTCTTCTCAGCTTTGGATGTCTGTCAGTTGTCTGAGCAGCCTTATCTGATGGAACTGGGCATTTGTTTGTGTTAACCCACCAAAATCCAGTCCCAATGTAGGGCACCCTCCTCCAAGGCAGTTGGGGGGCTAAAATGCTTGTTATCTGCTGTTGCTACATTGACTACATGTAGTCCTCTGCTGGTTTGCTTTAAAGTTAACATGGACATCGAGTGATGCTCCAACAATCATTGTTTAATAGATGAGAGAGGATTAACTGTTGTATTTATGATTGAACTTCATGTATAATCACACATCCACAGGGTTTTCTCCCAGACGCAGTCTGCTTTTTGTCAGCTGGGATGGAGGAGAGTTTGGCAATGTTGGCGCCACCGAGTGGTTGGAGGTCAGCACTACAATTAACTATTCACATGAATCATCTGCATTATACAGACTGACATCATTAAAAACTCAACAAAATCattttgtgtctgtctgtgtataagcatcttttataaacccGCACATAGACATGAATAGTGTGATAGTGTGAAATGTTGTGTAGTAAACACTGTGTGTTGTTATTCTGTGTGAAATCCTTGTGTTATCAGGGTTATTTGACCATGCTGCATCTGAAAGCTGTGGCGTATTTCAGTCTGGATCAAGCCATCCTGGGTaaatgcacgcacacacatacttgATGTAAAATGAAATAACTAAAATGAATAACTGAATAATTAAAGTGGGTTTCCTTGTTTAGGTGATGATAATCTTTCTGTCTACACGAGTCCTCTGTTAGCTAATCTCATCGAAGGGACCATTAAacaagtttgtgtttttcttaaACAGCTTTttgtgcctgtgtgtgtgttttgatgaTCACTGAAGGGTTGATAAGGATCTCAAAGCAACTAATTTAAAcattcatattattttttatggcACAGTTGAGACATATCACAGATGTTCTGGTGTGAAGAGTTTAAGAAGCTCAGGTTTGTGAAGGTTCAGTCTGGTTCTGATGGTTTGGATCTGTGGGTTTCAGGTCGAACATCCCAAACACACGGGTCAGTCCATTCTCTCTCTTGTCCAGCGTCAGGGAGGCTGGAGAAACATGTAAGTTACAAAACACTTTACTGAATCTTCTTCAGTCCTGtctgtttattttattcttgttttttttttactctgtTGTTCGTTGCAGAGTGAAGCCGTTGTATTTGAACAGCGGTGCTTACAGCTTTACAGCGTTTGGAGGAGTTCCTGCGATGCAGCTGCATTTCACCGAGGTAAATTACACAAACCTATATCAAATGAAGTGCTATTGGGATCTAGAAGGTTGTGTTTgtaactctgtgtgtgtgtgtgttcaggatGCTCGTGTGTATCCGTTTGTCAACACTCGTCTGGACAGTGTGGGTCGTCTGCAGGAGCTTCTGCAGGGTCGTCTGTGCGCTGTGGGTCGAGCTGTAGCTGAACTCGTAGGCCTGATGGTTCTCAAACTGTCACATGATCACATTCTTCCACTGGACGTCACCTGCTACAGCAGTGCAGCTCAACAATTGAGCTCTAGACTGAGTATACACACTACCCAACTGcaggtaacacacacacacacacacaaacacacactgatacacacacacacacacacacacacacacacacacactcatgtagtctctgtctctctgtcagTCGAGGGGTTTGTCTCCTCAGTGGATTTTCAGTGCGAGAGGAGATTACAGCCGCGCAGCTAAAAGTCTTTTGGATGCTATAAAGAACAGTGATGTTCAGGACGAGAGACTGGCCAGACTCTACAACACACGCATCATGAGGGTAAAcaccacagacacacacacacacacacacacacacacacacacacacacacacaccacacacacacacacacacacacacacacacacacacacacacacacagtgtatCTCTTTAACAGTTAAGCTCAACGAATGACACAGATATTGAACTATTAAGCAGTGGACAGGATCTGGAGACATCACATCCTGGAGATGTCACTGCATTCATGAcctcataaatattaaatatctgAATATTAATTAAGTTAGTTAGGCTCTCATCCAGCACACGAGTCAGATAGACTCATTATGAATCAGCTGAGCGGATAAAAGATGAATTGTGTTGACCAGAGCCATCATTTGATCTGAAGCTAAACGTTTGATGTTTACAGGTGGAATATTACTTCCTGTCCCAGTACATGTCAGTGGTGGAGACGCCGTTCCGTCACGTGTTTCACGGGCGTGGCGATCACACACTGAGCGCGCTGGCCGAGCATCTGTCTCTCCTGCGCTCTGAGCCGCATCTATTCGACGAGGTCCGGTTCAAACGCCAGCTGGCTCTCTTTACCTGGACACTGCAGGGTGCCGCTAACGCTCTCAGCGGTGATGTGTGGAACATAGACAACCCTCTCTAGTGCTCCAGAACCACACAGACTCCTTACCAAACCGTTCCTTTATCCAGCCCAACATCAGTCGACCGGTTAAACCCTGGATAACTGTAGAGCGTCAGTGTTGAAGGTCAGGATAAATCAAGTCTGTTTACATTCAGACCTCCACGCTCTCCTAACCAGGCACAAAATATCAAGCCAATCATTTCATCACAACACAGTAGTTTCATGATACTCGTTGTGTGTTTTATCTGAGCAGAGACACCGTCTCCACCCTTCAGATGAAATGATGCTCAAGACACAAAGGTTAGGGTTGAATCGGTTTGTGATTCACAAGAGAAGCGTGTATGAGAAGAGTTTATTCTGCTGCAGTTTCTGTCTGTAAACCAACATGAATCTTATAGGAAGGGGCTGTGTGTTATATTTGAGGAGAACGTGAGCAATTCTTCTAGCTGAGCAAACTTAATTTCATTCAtcattgtatttataaatatgtaacaATAAAGTCTGGTCAAATACAAAGAGGTCTCATGAATTGCAGGTTAGTTATAGATgcggagacaaatttcaatgagctattttttcatatgctttcagagaatggtttaccaaaaccaagttactgggttgatctttttcacattttctaggttgatagaagctctggagacccaattatagcacttaaacatggaaaatttTCATgctatgtcccctttaatatgtCCTCGAGTTACAACACACTGAGGCAGATATCAAACAAGCATGTACAACAGatattatattttcatatttttgatGAATAATTGCGCTTTCAACAGATTctgtcatttatatttataagtaAACATTTGTGTCACGCCTGGTTAGGAAGTGTGCGTTTGAGTTATTCGATTTTTCACATCTGATGATGTAAAGTGCACTGAATGTCTCTTCATTTGTTGTTAATTGAATGTTATAATTGAgacttgatgtttttttttgtttagtgATATTGAGAGTTTGTTAATGTGAGCAGTGATTCTTATAATTATGACAGTCATACTgtcatccaatcagaaagcagCATCTGCTATCAATCTGCTCTATGACATCATAGAAGATGATATCAGGTCAGGTCAGTGATGTCATGAAGCTACCtgctaaatgtttaaaatgttgatGGATGTTTATGTGATATTTATGgtgcattttaataaaacaaaagacTAATAAAAGTCGTTTGCCTTTgatttcacattttgaaaacaaaacaaatgtaaattacatttgaattcaaaacattaaatacataaaaaacagcatcttgttttgtttgacATCTAAAATACCAGGAACAATGAccctaaataaaaaaacaaaatctgaattacttaaaaaaaatctataagtAAATGCAAAtcttaatgaaaaaaatattacactgtaaaaaaagtccgtaaaaatttcaatgttattgcagctgggttggctgtaatttaccgtagatttacatttatgttatttactggcaagagtttgttcaaagttaaataaaatttaaatattaacaagtctttatctttacagaataaaactatacaataacagcctcatgcaaagcattctgggaaccagaaatcatcatcaacctttttctgttttttgcttcagattttgtttcccagaatgttttgcttgatgctgtttttttagtttaactctgtaaagacaaagacttgtaaatgtttaatgttcatttcactttgaacaaaatgttgccagtaaataacataaatgtaaatctacggtaaattaccggcaactcagctgcaatttctacggattttttttacagtgtataaactTAACTACAAATGAAATGTATTAATagatataataataaattgaaTTTATAATAGTTTAGTGATAGTAAAACATTTATAATAGTCTGTAAGTTTTTACATGCTTGGcatgtacattttatttaaatgatactGAAATAAAGAGTTAAATGCtgaaataaaaagtaaatgaagttttagtttagtttataaAAGGCTTAAAAGAATTACAATAATGATGTTAACACACACTGATATTTAagcaaatattaatataataattcaGGTTAGATCTAATTCATGAGAAGAGTAAGAATTAAATCTTAATGTTCTTCATCTACAAAAGAAATATACATTTTCCTTTAAAAGCTCCACCCACCATGATCTCAtatcctgtgtgtgtgtgtgtgtgtgtgtgtgtgtgtgtgtgtgtgtgtgtgtgtgtgtgtgtatgtttatcgATTTaagtttactgtagtaaatcATATGAAGCTGCTtgactttattgtaaagtgagATAATGATGTGATTGACTGATCTCAGATCTTCTGTTTGCTTcttcatctttgtttccttATCTGCTCTCTTCATCACCTTCTTCACTCTTGCTGCCCTCCTCTGGGTTTTCTTCATCACTGTTGTCCTCCTCACCATTCTTTTTGTTTTTACCTTTCTTCTCTTTTCCATCCTCACTCTCCCCATCATAATTTTTCTCCTCCTCTTCACTCTCTTCATCATCCTCTTCCTCGTCTTCTTCCtcattttcttcttcttctccccCTTCCTCCTCTTCTTTTTTTCCCTCGTCTTCTTCACCACCTTCTTTTTCATTTTCCTCTTCTTCTTTCACTTCTTCTTCCTCATCTTCATCTccttcctcttcctcctcttcaTCTCCTCCTTCATGTGATTTCTTATTTTCATTGCTGTCTCCCTCTGAGTCGCtctgaaaacacacaaaattagTCACAAGATTATCTGTATGTTAGTGCACTTGTTTTGTTATACTTGTAagatataaatgtgtgtgtgtgtgtgtctgtgtgtgtgtgtctgcgtgcgtgtgtgcgtgtgtgttgtACCCCTTCATCCTCTGGACTGTCTGATCGGGCTACTCGTCTTCGCTGCATCTGTTTATTTGTACATAACAGAATCATACAAACACAATCAGTTGTGACTCCATATGTTGTAAATCTGAGACACATTTATGACactaaacacacaaatatatattaataaatatataaacaaacaatactgATTAAAATCATCCTGAGTGAGTGGAAGatctttaaaaagaaataacaCACTGTATTTTTGAAGATAATTTTTAAGAGGTTTTTTTTATAGTTCTGTGATGTTGATACTGTagcccagtggttttcaaactgggtgCTGGGGCCCCCAAGGGGGCCACAAGAttgtgccaggggggccccagttttatgacattttataaaatacattaatttatcatgaattctgtttAATTAAACCTAAgaaataataagccaactaaccaacagcactactaggtataattttatatgttttgtttaattaaaatactacattttaaaactgtttttgtcataaattttctttcggggggccacgaaaaaatgcactgtacacaaggggggccgcacactgaaaaagtttgggaaccactgctgtagCCTAATATTATTTTTCTCTCTGTAGAAAGAGTTAACAGTGAAGTATTGAGAAGT
Protein-coding regions in this window:
- the LOC141369351 gene encoding uncharacterized protein, giving the protein MKILALLLCFVALGLALPMQRRRVARSDSPEDEGSDSEGDSNENKKSHEGGDEEEEEEGDEDEEEEVKEEEENEKEGGEEDEGKKEEEEGGEEEENEEEDEEEDDEESEEEEKNYDGESEDGKEKKGKNKKNGEEDNSDEENPEEGSKSEEGDEESR